AAATCATGCTTCAGCGACGAGTAGATAGGACGGTCACCCGTATAACCAATAACCTTACTCCGGCAAAAATCAGTGTGAAACCGAGTGGCATAAAAGTAGATTAACGCTTAGTACTTAAAAATCACTTCTAGAGAAAGATAATCTCTCTTTATTCAAAATTCCATCGCGAGTAAATTCAATATCGTTCTCATTTGCCCAGCAGCGCCAATTTTGCATATTAAAGATAAACCGACCTTCTTTTTCAAAAAATACATCCGGTGTAAATGCTGCTACATTTTTACCAAATTCTTTTGATCTTGCCGATGTAAAGATGAAAGCTTCAATACCCACTTGTCTCATGTCCGTACCTAATGGCTGACTGTACTCATAGGTATTTTTATTAGAAATTTTATTTTTGTGTTTTTTGAATGGAAGCTTCGTTAAATCTATACCCTGTGCAGTCTTTATATAAGCTTCAAAAGTTGTCATTGGAATTTCAATATCACCCAGATCTGTTGAGCTATGCTCAAAAAATTTTAATCGATAATAAGCTACTTCAGCTAACGCTGTTTGGAGATTAAAAGAGCCATACCACAAGGATGGTTCAAATTCTCTACCAAATCGAGAACCATATTTTAGTGGAGGATACCTAAAGGGGGTAAAAATTAAATAGTGCCTGTTATTAGTGATAGCTGGTTTTGATTCCTCCAGCATTTCCTCAAGAAGATCATGCTCTTCCCTACTATCTACTAAATCTCTGGAACTAGAAACATGTTGAGCTTCAACTACCCGGCATGGAGAAATTTTAAGAGTTCTCTTATATTTTTCTCCCTCACAAATTTCCCAAAGACTCATAATTTGCCGCGCATAGCATCTAAATAATTAAGGACTAAAATAAGACCGGGAATAGTTTTCATCGCCTCAAGGGGTTTTTTTTGAAAATATTTGTTATAGCTATTTAGCCACAATTTAGCTTTTTCATGATTATTACCAACCATAGCATTTAAGCTTCTATAAATTCTAACAAGCAATAACGCCATCTCTCCTTCTTTCGTTTTCGGAGAAATTAATTTTTTCCCTTGATTTAGGCGCGAAGCAGTCGATTCGCTGATACCGATTATTTCACTAAGGTCCTTACCAGTAAAAGAATACAATTTCGATAAATTGTAAATTGCTTTGGTCAGAACAAGTTCTCTCTGATGTTGTTTGTTTTCAGAAGTTCTCATAGCAAAGCCCTCATATTTCATTTGAAATTATAGAACACTCTAATTTCAAATGCAATTGACCAAGTTAAATACAAATTTTATAAGAATGCTATGACTTGGTTTACTTTAGTTCCAAATGAAAGTCTTTTGCTATATCACCTGGAGCATGGCCTTTTCGATAAGCAAATGTTTCACAGATGTGTACCACAATAAGCAAGGCACCGTTAGTCTTTTTTTCTAACTCCCAAGTGTGGGTTAAATCAGCGATAAGCTGCTGACTATAGGCTGCTGGTGATTGCCAGGTTTTAGCATACCAGACACCCTTGGTGGCCACCGTAATTTTATTCCCTTCCTGTTGACTACTTTGTAATTCACAATCAAAAGATTGGTCAAAATAAATAAGTTTTCCTATTTGATGATCAGCAAATCCCGCAATCCCTTTGAAAAAAATATCACTGCCACGTAAACGAAGTTCAAAATTTTCAAGATCAATAATTCCGACAAAATCAGAGATAGGAGCGCGAGACGCATTTAAAACATTAAATTTTTTAATAACTTGAAATGCTTCCTCTTCATTAATCGTGGTCATAACTACCCCATGCGGTTATCTGTTAAGTAGACTCTCTCAAATTATAAAAGATTTGCTACTCCCCTTGATAACTTATTTTTAGGTTTTATATCTATACTTAAAGCGTTAGGACTAAATGTGAGTAAAATGATGAAAAAAGAGAAAACAAAGCGAGAGCTTCAAAAAGATACATTAAAACAAGTTTCAGGGGGTAAAAAACGACGACCTTCTACCCCACCTCCAGCTAAAGATGAAAGACCTGATAGAGGAACTGTGGGTCCATTAATAAGAGCAGATGAGTAATTCTAGTTACTCGCTGTAATTAATCAGTGGTTACAGGGTAATTCTTGCGAACATCCCTGAGTAACCTGGAATGCCTTCAGTGATGTTCGCCGAACTGTCTAGTGTTTTTCTCGCGAGGCATTTAGCATCCAGCGTGCTTTCTCATGAGCTGCAATTCTATCTCCTAACAACGTTGCAGTTCCTTCATCTCGATGTTCTTGAGCCAGTAAAAGTGCCTGGTTAATATCTTTTACTAGCGTATCGTGATCATTTGCAAGATCAATAACCATCTCATTTGCATTTTTGTTAGCATCACCATCTTTTATTCGTTTTAAAGTCTCGAATTCTTTAAACGTTGCAGGCGTGTTATAACCCAAAGTACGAATACGCTCAGCAACGTTATCAACAGCGTCGGCTAGTTCCTGATATTGCATTTCAAACAATTCGTGCATGGCTTTAAACTGAGGTCCTGTCACATGCCAATGGTAATTTTGTGTTTTCAAATATAAAGCATAGGTATCGGCCATAAGAACTGATAATTTTTTGATAATGTCTTCCATCTTTAAACTCCTTATTTAATTTTATTGTTTATAATCTAACCATAGCTGAAAAATAATATTTTATAAAATCAATTATTTAAATTGAAATAATAGTTATTATCTATAGGAAAAATCCTGGCTAACTTAATCATAGGCGACTTATCCAATAATCTCCAATTAAACTTTCTAAGTTGAAAATTTACTGGATACCTCGGACAAGCCGAGGTACGTAGACAGTGTTTGACCTGCTGCACTTCCCCTACGTGCCCCGGCCGAGGTACTTAGACAGAGTTTGACCTACTGCACTTCCCCTACGTGCCCCGGCCGAGGGACTTAAACAGTGTTTGACCTGCTGCACGTCCCCTACGTGCCCCGGCCGAGGTACTTAGACAGTGTTTGACCTGCTGCACGTCCCCTACGTGCCCCGGCCGAGGTACTTAGACAGTGTTTGACCTACTGCACTTCCCCTACGTGCCCCGGCCGAGGTACTTAGACAGTGTTTGACCTACTGCACTTCCCCTACGTGCCCCGGCCGTGGTACCTAGACAGTGTTTGATCTACTGTACTTTCCCTACGTGCCTCGGCTTGTCCGAGGCATCCAGTAAAGGGCTGAATAGCCTAAACGTGACGAACTGATAAAAAGGGATTACCTAATAAGCAGGATCAGAAATACCACGATGAAATTCATCCAAAGAAATTGGCTCATAGCCTACCCCTAAATCCTGGCGAATATAATTTGAAGCTAATAGCAGCTGTTTAAGATCGTAATCTTTTACCTTGATTGCCCGAAGATATGCCGCAAAAAACTCTGTCTTTAAATTGCCAATTCCTTTTCCCATACCTGCCAAAGAGGTGTCAATATACTTTGCTCCGGAATGAATTGCAGCGATAGCATTAGCCTGTGCCAAGCCAAGGTTATCATGGGCATGAAAGCCAAATGGAATTAGATATTGACGTGTATATTTTTGATAAATGGACTCAACTTTTTCAGGGAAAATACTTCCATTTGAGTCTGCAAAATAAATCATATCCGGCTCGTATTGAACGGTCTCTTGCATTAGATGATCTAATTCAGCTTCCTCGTAATGAGACATATTGGTGATATTAAGAGATAATTCAAACGACAAGTCTTTGATTTGTTTAAGAATAGTAGTCGCTTCAC
The nucleotide sequence above comes from Legionella hackeliae. Encoded proteins:
- a CDS encoding RES family NAD+ phosphorylase, producing the protein MSLWEICEGEKYKRTLKISPCRVVEAQHVSSSRDLVDSREEHDLLEEMLEESKPAITNNRHYLIFTPFRYPPLKYGSRFGREFEPSLWYGSFNLQTALAEVAYYRLKFFEHSSTDLGDIEIPMTTFEAYIKTAQGIDLTKLPFKKHKNKISNKNTYEYSQPLGTDMRQVGIEAFIFTSARSKEFGKNVAAFTPDVFFEKEGRFIFNMQNWRCWANENDIEFTRDGILNKERLSFSRSDF
- a CDS encoding antitoxin Xre/MbcA/ParS toxin-binding domain-containing protein; translation: MRTSENKQHQRELVLTKAIYNLSKLYSFTGKDLSEIIGISESTASRLNQGKKLISPKTKEGEMALLLVRIYRSLNAMVGNNHEKAKLWLNSYNKYFQKKPLEAMKTIPGLILVLNYLDAMRGKL
- a CDS encoding Dps family protein, whose amino-acid sequence is MEDIIKKLSVLMADTYALYLKTQNYHWHVTGPQFKAMHELFEMQYQELADAVDNVAERIRTLGYNTPATFKEFETLKRIKDGDANKNANEMVIDLANDHDTLVKDINQALLLAQEHRDEGTATLLGDRIAAHEKARWMLNASREKH
- a CDS encoding beta/alpha barrel domain-containing protein, encoding MSTIEVLDVSLRDGGHRTNFHFSDQELQRILKALDKSGIEYIEVGYRNGVVNPMNNIGRAGMCQKDYLNLCQSFVKHAKIAVMVHPKNVSEFDLLELKKLGVQLVRVCMLKDKFSEATTILKQIKDLSFELSLNITNMSHYEEAELDHLMQETVQYEPDMIYFADSNGSIFPEKVESIYQKYTRQYLIPFGFHAHDNLGLAQANAIAAIHSGAKYIDTSLAGMGKGIGNLKTEFFAAYLRAIKVKDYDLKQLLLASNYIRQDLGVGYEPISLDEFHRGISDPAY